Proteins from one Sphingomonas sp. R1 genomic window:
- a CDS encoding efflux transporter outer membrane subunit, with protein sequence MIRRLVPAVALLASACMSVPAPPPTIAPPSATGEFARLPVASIAPVPDDWWRLYDDPVLDGLVRSALAANADLRVAYANLDGARAALRQARAARLPQTTIESALGVDNPASQPSASGNVPTTDYDIAATASWDLDLFGRLRSAATAADADAEAQAAVVDGLRVAVVADTVLAYVDLCGSTRAIATAREVAAAQDRSVALVREQLRAGEVSPLEVSQVATIAAATRAVIAPFEAQRANALYRLATLQGRPPAEARGYRFACTAAPRLRTAAPVGDGTALLLRRPDVREAERRLAAAAARIGVARADLYPRVNLGGAMGLLSGGFKAVASPLVSWAFPNQAPARARLEQARATERAALAGWDVAVLRALREVETALAAYDAEARRNRDLATASREAQAYARRAGARVRLGDAPGLLQVDAQRALASATLQQVQSDLAVSQNEVALFRALGGGWRTDAGAR encoded by the coding sequence ATGATCCGTCGCCTCGTTCCCGCCGTCGCGCTGCTTGCTTCTGCGTGCATGAGCGTGCCCGCACCTCCGCCGACGATCGCCCCGCCCAGCGCGACGGGCGAGTTCGCCCGGCTTCCCGTCGCGTCGATCGCGCCGGTGCCGGATGACTGGTGGCGGCTCTACGACGATCCCGTCCTCGATGGACTGGTGCGATCGGCCCTCGCCGCCAATGCTGATCTGCGCGTCGCCTACGCCAATCTTGACGGCGCGCGCGCCGCGCTGCGGCAGGCACGGGCGGCTCGGCTGCCGCAGACGACGATCGAGAGCGCGCTGGGGGTCGACAACCCCGCCTCGCAACCGAGCGCGTCGGGCAACGTGCCGACGACGGATTACGACATCGCCGCGACGGCGAGCTGGGATCTCGACCTGTTCGGCCGGCTGCGATCCGCCGCGACTGCGGCGGACGCGGATGCCGAGGCGCAGGCCGCCGTCGTCGACGGGCTGCGCGTCGCCGTGGTCGCCGACACGGTGCTGGCCTATGTCGACCTGTGCGGATCGACCCGCGCCATCGCGACCGCGCGCGAGGTCGCGGCGGCACAGGACCGGTCGGTCGCGCTCGTGCGCGAACAGCTCCGCGCTGGCGAAGTGTCGCCGCTGGAGGTGTCGCAGGTCGCGACCATTGCCGCTGCCACTCGCGCGGTCATCGCGCCGTTCGAGGCGCAGCGGGCGAACGCGCTGTATCGGCTCGCAACGTTGCAGGGGCGCCCCCCGGCGGAAGCGCGGGGCTATCGCTTCGCCTGCACCGCCGCACCCCGGCTGCGCACCGCCGCGCCGGTCGGCGATGGGACCGCGCTGCTGCTCCGGCGCCCTGACGTCCGCGAGGCGGAGCGACGCCTTGCCGCAGCCGCGGCGCGGATCGGGGTGGCGCGGGCGGACCTCTACCCGCGCGTCAATCTGGGCGGAGCGATGGGACTGCTGTCGGGCGGGTTCAAGGCCGTCGCATCGCCGCTCGTCAGCTGGGCGTTCCCCAATCAGGCGCCCGCCCGCGCTCGCCTGGAGCAGGCCCGCGCGACCGAGCGCGCGGCGCTCGCCGGATGGGACGTGGCCGTGCTGCGGGCGCTGCGCGAGGTGGAGACGGCGCTCGCGGCCTATGATGCCGAGGCGCGCCGCAACCGTGATCTGGCGACCGCCTCGCGCGAGGCGCAGGCCTATGCGCGGCGGGCCGGTGCGCGCGTGCGGCTCGGCGATGCGCCCGGCCTGCTCCAGGTCGATGCGCAGCGGGCCTTGGCGTCGGCGACACTGCAACAGGTCCAGTCCGATCTGGCTGTGTCGCAGAACGAGGTGGCGCTGTTCCGTGCGCTGGGCGGCGGTTGGCGAACCGATGCTGGCGCGCGATAG
- a CDS encoding MerR family transcriptional regulator, protein MISLTIAGFAREGGVGVETVRYYQRRGLIDTPDRPEGFGSAGGFRRYGADDVRRLRFIRSAQAAGFTLEQIGELLALDATTDRARVRQLAHERVVALDAQIEELRRVRSSLHRLAQECRAGSDGPCPILEAFDARDAGVAP, encoded by the coding sequence ATGATATCCCTCACGATCGCTGGTTTTGCGCGCGAGGGTGGCGTTGGTGTCGAAACGGTCCGCTACTATCAGCGTCGAGGACTCATCGACACGCCGGATCGGCCCGAAGGCTTCGGCTCAGCCGGCGGATTTCGCCGCTACGGCGCGGACGACGTCCGTCGCCTGCGTTTCATCAGATCGGCTCAGGCAGCGGGTTTCACGTTGGAGCAAATCGGCGAACTACTAGCGCTAGACGCGACCACTGATCGAGCACGAGTCCGGCAACTCGCCCACGAACGCGTCGTGGCGTTGGACGCGCAGATCGAAGAGTTGAGGCGTGTCCGGTCATCACTTCATCGGTTAGCGCAAGAATGCAGAGCAGGCTCAGACGGCCCCTGCCCCATACTGGAGGCCTTTGACGCGAGAGATGCTGGCGTCGCGCCATAG
- a CDS encoding sensor histidine kinase: MIRRLWRSTFGIVVLVALAFAAATLAIGAVAYEVTHEALEEQLDHRVAVETRALMAEEREAGLAGVAEAIRLREDARNEASLDYLLVDRNGRTIAATIAPLAPPEPGYQEHFGFRRGDSTGVGQALATPLAGGLLVVVADRRDLAAIDRTLALLFAGALGAVLALGIGAAVLVGWLTRRRLSRVDATAKAIIAGDLTQRVPRDGSGSEFDRLAATLNRMLDRMAALMDNLRQVSTDVAHDLRTPLTRLCNQLDRAAAGDAEAIDAARRQANDLLEIFAALLRIAEVEGLAERRALAVIELSALLDDMAETYRPDFEAAGHHLATDIPPGLHLEGDRRLLAQALSNLLENTLRHTPAGTTATLSARTTHDAIEVTLKDDGPGVSPADAERLFQRFARAETSRTTDGHGLGLALVRAIAVGHGGNAFLSESGGGFGVTIRLKAGRQG, from the coding sequence ATGATCCGCCGCCTGTGGCGCTCCACCTTCGGCATCGTCGTGCTGGTCGCGCTGGCTTTCGCCGCGGCGACACTCGCGATCGGCGCGGTCGCCTACGAGGTGACGCACGAGGCGCTGGAGGAACAACTGGATCACCGCGTCGCGGTGGAGACACGCGCGCTGATGGCCGAGGAACGCGAAGCCGGACTGGCGGGAGTGGCCGAAGCCATCCGCCTGCGCGAGGATGCGCGGAACGAAGCCAGTCTCGATTACCTGCTGGTCGACCGCAACGGCCGCACGATCGCTGCCACCATCGCCCCGCTCGCGCCGCCCGAACCCGGCTATCAGGAGCATTTTGGCTTTCGCCGCGGCGATAGCACCGGCGTCGGTCAGGCGCTCGCCACGCCCTTGGCCGGCGGGCTTCTCGTCGTCGTCGCAGACCGCCGCGATCTGGCCGCGATCGACCGAACGCTGGCGCTGCTGTTCGCCGGCGCGCTTGGTGCGGTGCTGGCGCTGGGGATCGGCGCGGCGGTATTGGTCGGATGGCTTACGCGGCGGCGCCTGTCGCGCGTAGATGCCACGGCAAAGGCGATCATCGCCGGCGACCTGACGCAACGGGTGCCACGCGACGGGTCCGGCAGCGAGTTCGATCGCCTCGCCGCGACGCTCAACCGGATGCTCGACCGCATGGCGGCGCTGATGGACAATCTGCGGCAGGTATCGACCGACGTCGCGCACGACCTGCGCACGCCGCTCACCCGCCTGTGCAATCAGCTCGATCGCGCAGCCGCCGGCGATGCGGAGGCGATCGATGCCGCCCGCCGTCAAGCCAACGACCTGCTGGAGATCTTCGCCGCGTTGCTACGCATCGCCGAGGTGGAAGGATTGGCGGAACGCCGGGCGTTGGCCGTGATCGAACTGTCAGCGCTGCTCGACGACATGGCCGAAACCTACCGACCCGACTTCGAAGCCGCCGGTCATCACCTCGCGACCGATATCCCTCCCGGTCTGCATCTTGAGGGCGACCGTCGCCTGCTGGCGCAGGCGCTGTCGAACTTGCTGGAGAATACGCTGCGCCATACCCCCGCCGGCACGACGGCAACGCTGTCCGCCCGAACGACGCACGACGCGATCGAGGTGACGCTGAAGGACGACGGTCCAGGCGTTTCTCCCGCCGACGCGGAGCGCCTGTTCCAGCGCTTCGCCCGCGCGGAAACGTCGCGCACCACCGATGGACACGGACTTGGTCTCGCGCTGGTCCGTGCAATCGCTGTCGGGCATGGCGGGAATGCGTTTCTGTCGGAAAGCGGAGGCGGGTTCGGTGTCACCATTCGGCTAAAGGCCGGTCGACAAGGATGA
- a CDS encoding response regulator transcription factor has translation MRILIVEDDADTRAFVAQGLGQAGHQVAVSADGRDGLFEATGGGFDAIVVDRMLPGLDGLALVRALRAAGDATPVLMLTAVGGIADRVEGLEGGADDYLVKPFAFSELAARLNALARRPAPRGDDAHLLRVGDIVLDLHRRTVERAGRRVTLQPREFTLLAELMRNPRRVMTRTMLLERVWDFDFDPKTNIVETHLSRLRSKLNAGFDMDAIETVRGAGYMIRDA, from the coding sequence ATGCGGATATTGATCGTTGAGGATGATGCCGACACCCGCGCCTTCGTGGCGCAGGGGCTGGGTCAGGCCGGGCACCAGGTCGCGGTCAGTGCCGATGGCCGTGACGGGTTGTTCGAGGCGACAGGGGGTGGGTTCGACGCGATCGTGGTCGACCGGATGCTGCCCGGCCTCGATGGCCTCGCCCTGGTCAGGGCGTTGCGCGCGGCCGGCGACGCGACGCCGGTCCTGATGCTGACCGCGGTCGGCGGAATTGCCGATCGAGTTGAGGGACTGGAGGGCGGCGCCGACGACTATCTGGTCAAGCCGTTCGCCTTTTCCGAGCTGGCCGCACGCCTCAATGCGCTGGCGCGCCGGCCGGCACCGCGCGGCGACGACGCGCACCTGCTCCGGGTCGGCGACATCGTGCTCGACCTGCATCGTCGCACCGTGGAACGGGCCGGACGGCGTGTGACCCTGCAACCGCGCGAGTTCACGCTGCTGGCCGAGCTGATGCGAAACCCCCGCCGGGTGATGACGCGGACCATGCTGCTCGAACGCGTCTGGGATTTCGACTTCGACCCCAAGACCAACATCGTCGAGACGCATCTGAGCCGGCTGCGCTCCAAGCTCAACGCCGGGTTCGACATGGACGCGATCGAGACGGTGCGCGGAGCGGGCTACATGATCCGGGACGCGTGA
- a CDS encoding glutaredoxin family protein — translation MATAAPKSATIYRMVMPEHTCPYGLKAKDLLRRQGYEVEDHWLRTREETDAFKAKHGVKTTPQTFIGGERVGGYDDLRRFFGKTVRDPKAVTYRPVIAVFTMTALMALAASYAVFGTPVTVRAGEWFIAFSMCVLAMLKLQNVESFSSMFLNYDLLAKRWVPYSYIYPYAEGLAGVLMAAGALTWLSVPVALVIGTIGAVSVIKAVYIDKRELKCACVGGDSNVPLGFLSLTENVMMVAMAIWMIAAPAALSMAH, via the coding sequence ATGGCGACCGCGGCCCCCAAAAGCGCGACAATCTACCGGATGGTGATGCCGGAGCACACCTGCCCCTACGGTCTGAAGGCGAAAGATCTGCTTCGGCGACAGGGCTATGAGGTCGAGGACCACTGGCTGCGCACGCGGGAGGAAACTGACGCTTTCAAGGCGAAGCACGGGGTCAAGACGACGCCGCAAACCTTCATCGGGGGCGAGCGGGTAGGGGGCTATGACGACCTGCGCCGTTTCTTCGGCAAGACGGTGCGCGATCCCAAGGCCGTCACCTACCGCCCGGTGATCGCGGTGTTCACTATGACGGCACTGATGGCGCTGGCTGCTAGCTACGCCGTGTTCGGCACGCCCGTCACGGTGCGCGCGGGAGAGTGGTTCATCGCCTTCTCGATGTGCGTGCTCGCGATGCTCAAGCTCCAGAACGTCGAGAGCTTTTCGAGCATGTTTCTCAACTACGACCTGCTTGCCAAGCGCTGGGTGCCCTATTCCTATATCTACCCCTACGCGGAGGGTCTGGCGGGCGTGCTGATGGCGGCGGGTGCATTGACCTGGCTCTCGGTGCCGGTCGCGCTCGTCATTGGCACGATCGGTGCGGTGTCGGTCATCAAGGCCGTCTATATCGACAAGCGCGAGCTGAAGTGCGCCTGTGTCGGCGGGGACAGCAACGTGCCGCTCGGCTTCCTGTCGCTCACCGAGAACGTGATGATGGTCGCGATGGCGATCTGGATGATTGCCGCGCCGGCAGCGCTCTCGATGGCGCATTGA